A genomic window from Lotus japonicus ecotype B-129 chromosome 1, LjGifu_v1.2 includes:
- the LOC130730449 gene encoding dolichyl-diphosphooligosaccharide--protein glycosyltransferase subunit 4A-like, which produces MIDDQDLGFIANFLGVFIFVLVIAYHYVMADPKFEGN; this is translated from the coding sequence ATGATTGATGATCAGGATCTGGGTTTCATTGCCAATTTTCTTGGCGTCTTCATCTTTGTGTTGGTGATAGCTTACCACTATGTCATGGCTGACCCGAAATTTGAAGGAAACTAG
- the LOC130724645 gene encoding uncharacterized protein LOC130724645 produces MPETTTIANSRAEEWRARLGSALRTTLACGIVGCTTLYGPAPLKRYLEFPAFSYMTTILIVSDATLGDTLRGCWHALCATLQVMILSLLSMQVIGPRKFTGSVVAPALAVGVSAFVVALPKSTHLMTKRIAFGQLVIVYVSTRIHRAQAGVAVLPINVACSTALGALASVLAMLFPYPRLAYYKARKFYRLYTENIFERLKCNIEAISATDNSTAAVFSTQAKYLSTTGAKLLQSIRSKQDAMHWERPQIKVFNSQCIDPDEKLQDLDIPIRGIGIAVSNCNSFPAGVIDEELRGVLLNCRGQFSQKLDQQAKCFAPLDATTPEMEREFLSKNLSITYKDLPASFFLYCVLLLLEDSSTAKKTDHMVLKAVKTGESQWSFRRITEVVKNLIPSNHNLTFAFKSSLSLGLAVLFGLIYNKENGYWSGLTIAISFVTGRQPTFSVANARGQGTAMGSIYGILCCFIFKRFEDLRFLPLIPWVVFSYFLRHSRMYGQAGGISADIGALLILGRRNYGPPSQFTVARIAEATIGLICFIIVEILLSPSRAATLAKSELSQSLTTLRDCIGQIRTITPNKREMSSSSYEALIDKQKKLKSIVCQLEEFIAEAELEPNFWFLPFHRDCYHKILESLSRMADLLLFAAYSMENVTRLSQKEGVFWMDFQDRVNENMKIFKNKIDPILKCLEQITRTKSVQKLENELKNKNLPHDIESQEYPNADAFRILSREEEVDSITSSFILHLEEMTNKTHTKKDEEILLHYSCLGFCTTSLMRETIEIESEVKELLIWENPSSQPNFKEIYCKINALRSA; encoded by the exons ATGCCAGAAACAACTACAATAGCTAACTCAAGGGCGGAGGAGTGGCGAGCTCGTCTCGGCTCTGCTCTACGAACCACCTTGGCATGCGGTATAGTAGGTTGCACCACCCTTTATGGCCCTGCGCCACTCAAGCGCTACCTCGAATTCCCAGCTTTCTCTTACATGACGACAATCCTCATAGTATCAGATGCAACACTAGGTGATACCCTAAGAGGTTGTTGGCATGCCCTTTGTGCGACCCTCCAGGTTATGATCTTGTCCCTACTTAGCATGCAAGTGATAGGACCTAGAAAATTCACTGGCAGTGTTGTCGCGCCTGCATTGGCGGTGGGCGTTAGTGCCTTTGTGGTCGCCTTGCCGAAATCAACCCACTTGATGACTAAGCGGATTGCGTTTGGACAACTAGTGATTGTTTATGTGAGCACAAGGATACATCGTGCCCAAGCAGGAGTGGCCGTGCTCCCAATTAATGTAGCTTGCTCTACTGCCCTTGGAGCTCTTGCTTCTGTCCTGGCCATGTTGTTCCCATATCCTCGCCTCGCATACTATAAG GCAAGGAAGTTCTACCGATTATACACTGAGAATATTTTTGAGAGGTTAAAATGCAATATAGAGGCCATCTCTGCCACAGACAACTCAACGGCTGCTGTTTTTTCAACGCAAGCCAAGTACCTTTCCACAACAGGAGCCAAGCTTCTGCAGAGTATCAGAAGTAAACAG GATGCCATGCACTGGGAAAGGCCTCAAATAAAAGTTTTCAATTCCCAATGCATTGACCCAGATGAAAAATTGCAAGACTTGGATATCCCAATAAGAGGGATTGGCATTGCTGTATCAAATTGCAATTCTTTTCCTGCTGGTGTCATTGATGAAGAGCTCAGAGGTGTTTTGCTCAATTGCAGAGGACAATTCAGCCAGAAATTAGATCAGCAAGCCAAGTGCTTTGCTCCTCTGGATGCAACAACTCCTGAAATGGAAAGGGAATTTTTGAGCAAGAACCTTTCCATAACCTATAAAGATCTCCCAGCATCATTCTTTTTATACTGTGTGCTACTTCTCCTAGAAGACTCATCCACTGCAAAGAAAACTGACCACATGGTTTTAAAAGCTGTGAAAACTGGTGAATCCCAATGGAGCTTCAGGAGGATCACCGAGGTTGTAAAGAACTTGATTCCCAGCAACCACAACCTGACCTTTGCATTCAAGTCCTCCCTGTCATTAGGCCTAGCTGTATTATTTGGTTTGATATACAACAAGGAAAATGGATACTGGTCAGGACTCACAATTGCCATCAGTTTCGTGACTGGACGGCAACCAACATTTTCAGTCGCAAATGCACGAGGACAAGGAACAGCAATGGGATCAATCTATGGAATCCTTTGTTGCTTCATTTTCAAAAGATTTGAGGATTTAAGGTTCTTACCTCTAATACCATGGGTCGTTTTCTCCTATTTTCTAAGGCACAGTAGAATGTATGGCCAAGCTGGGGGGATTTCAGCAGATATAGGGGCCTTATTAATCCTTGGTAGGAGGAACTATGGCCCTCCAAGTCAATTCACAGTTGCTAGAATTGCCGAGGCCACAATAGGACTCATTTGCTTCATCATTGTGGAGATTCTTTTAAGTCCCTCCAGAGCTGCAACTCTAGCAAAATCTGAACTTTCTCAAAGCTTGACAACACTTCGAGATTGCATAGGACAGATTAGAACTATTACTCCTAACAAGAGGGAGATGTCATCTTCAAGTTATGAAGCACTGATAGACAAACAGAAGAAGCTGAAGTCAATCGTGTGTCAATTAGAAGAGTTTATAGCGGAAGCTGAGTTGGAGCCAAATTTCTGGTTTCTTCCATTCCATAGAGACTGCTATCATAAGATTCTAGAATCTCTATCAAGGATGGCAGATCTCTTGCTTTTTGCAGCATACTCGATGGAAAATGTAACAAGATTGTCACAAAAAGAAGGAGTATTTTGGATGGACTTCCAAGATCGAGTGAATGAGAACATGAAGATTTTTAAGAACAAAATTGACCCCATACTGAAATGCCTTGAACAAATAACAAGGACAAAGTCTGTTCAAAAACTTGAAAAtgagttgaagaacaaaaatcTTCCTCATGATATAGAGTCACAAGAATATCCCAATGCAGATGCATTTAGGATCTTGAGCAGAGAGGAAGAGGTCGACAGCATTACAAGCTCTTTCATCCTACATCTAGAGGAGATGACTAACAAAACTCATACCAAAAAAGATGAGGAGATTCTTCTACATTACAGTTGCTTGGGATTCTGCACAACTAGCTTGATGAGAGAAACAATAGAGATTGAGAGTGAAGTAAAAGAACTACTTATATGGGAGAATCCCTCAAGTCAACCAAACTTCAAAGAAATTTACTGTAAGATCAACGCTCTGCGTTCAGCGTAA